One window of the Halorussus sp. MSC15.2 genome contains the following:
- a CDS encoding presenilin family intramembrane aspartyl protease PSH, protein MENRTRVFAAVGLTVTMFLLVQLGALVLVEPFQQAGYQQVENPSDPTNSLVYVGAVLVMTGIMLAIIKLDVQWLLRGALIFTSGLLSWYVFSVVIPGWLVVSVGGAPVNVVALAAAGAVALALAVHPEWYVIDAAGVLMGAGAAGLFGISFGLLPAILLLTVLAVYDAISVYGTEHMLTLASGVMDLKIPVILVIPLSASYSFLDDDGGAEATETGGESEASAADGGRTEEETAAEAERPEMDERDVFFIGLGDAVMPSVMVASAAFFAPPEPLVSGIALNLPALTSMVGTIAGLLVLLWMVLKGRAHAGLPLLNGGAIGGYLVGALASGMTLMQALGL, encoded by the coding sequence ATGGAGAATCGAACGCGCGTGTTCGCGGCCGTCGGGTTGACCGTCACGATGTTTCTCTTGGTCCAACTCGGCGCGCTAGTGCTGGTCGAGCCGTTCCAGCAGGCGGGGTATCAGCAGGTCGAGAACCCTTCTGACCCGACGAACAGTCTAGTCTACGTCGGGGCGGTGCTGGTCATGACCGGCATCATGCTCGCCATCATCAAACTCGACGTGCAGTGGTTGCTCCGCGGGGCGCTCATCTTCACGAGCGGTCTGCTCTCGTGGTACGTTTTCTCGGTCGTAATTCCGGGGTGGCTCGTCGTCTCGGTCGGGGGCGCGCCGGTCAACGTGGTCGCGCTGGCCGCCGCGGGCGCGGTCGCGCTGGCGCTGGCGGTCCATCCCGAGTGGTACGTCATCGACGCCGCGGGCGTCCTGATGGGGGCGGGCGCGGCCGGACTGTTCGGCATCAGTTTCGGCCTCCTCCCGGCCATCCTCCTGCTGACCGTGCTGGCGGTCTACGACGCCATCAGCGTCTACGGCACCGAACACATGCTGACGCTGGCCTCGGGCGTGATGGACCTCAAGATACCGGTCATCCTCGTGATTCCGCTCTCGGCGTCCTACTCGTTCCTCGACGACGACGGCGGGGCCGAAGCGACGGAGACCGGGGGAGAGAGCGAAGCCAGCGCGGCCGACGGCGGGCGAACGGAGGAGGAGACTGCGGCCGAGGCCGAGCGCCCGGAGATGGACGAGCGCGACGTCTTCTTCATCGGACTCGGCGACGCCGTGATGCCCTCGGTGATGGTCGCAAGCGCGGCGTTCTTCGCCCCTCCGGAACCGCTGGTCTCGGGCATCGCGCTGAACCTGCCCGCGCTGACCTCGATGGTCGGTACGATTGCGGGTCTGCTGGTCCTCCTCTGGATGGTCCTGAAGGGGCGCGCGCACGCCGGGCTTCCCCTGCTGAACGGCGGCGCTATCGGCGGCTATCTGGTCGGCGCGCTGGCCAGCGGGATGACGCTGATGCAGGCCCTGGGTCTGTAG
- a CDS encoding ornithine cyclodeaminase family protein, translated as MTDALFLTSDDVSGLASPAEYVEAVREGYRQRGEGAPARPRAKLTNEDPPGMLTDYSAVLPETGAMGGYMYAAGFGEEDAWFMSPLFDAESGEPLALLDGASMNPFKTGAVGAVGTDVLARDDAETLALIGAGSQARGQLRAVTAVRDLESVWVYSPTKESRESFAGEMNERLDPSVAAVASSAAAVEEADIVITATTASEPVFDGDLLADGTHVTAMGQYHPNKRELDTATVERATYVPDLRERVQQDAGSFIAALDEGAISEDYVHAELGDIVAGNAPGRESDDEITVFDSGGTGIETVAAAHMLYERAKSEGLGSEISFAPASEALTGK; from the coding sequence ATGACGGACGCACTGTTTCTGACGAGCGACGACGTTTCCGGACTGGCCTCGCCCGCCGAGTACGTGGAGGCGGTCCGCGAAGGCTACCGACAGCGCGGCGAGGGCGCGCCCGCCAGACCCCGCGCGAAACTCACCAACGAGGACCCGCCGGGGATGCTCACCGACTACTCGGCCGTGTTGCCCGAGACCGGTGCGATGGGCGGGTACATGTACGCCGCCGGGTTCGGCGAGGAGGACGCGTGGTTCATGTCCCCGCTGTTCGACGCCGAGTCGGGCGAACCGCTCGCCCTGCTCGACGGCGCGAGCATGAACCCGTTCAAGACGGGCGCGGTGGGCGCGGTCGGAACCGACGTCTTGGCACGGGACGACGCCGAGACCCTCGCGCTCATCGGCGCTGGCTCGCAGGCCCGTGGGCAACTGCGAGCGGTGACGGCCGTCCGCGACCTCGAAAGCGTCTGGGTCTACTCGCCGACCAAGGAGTCCCGCGAGTCGTTCGCCGGGGAGATGAACGAGCGCCTCGACCCGTCGGTCGCCGCGGTCGCTTCCAGCGCCGCCGCGGTCGAGGAAGCCGACATCGTGATTACGGCCACGACCGCGAGCGAACCGGTCTTCGACGGCGACCTCCTCGCGGACGGCACGCACGTCACCGCGATGGGCCAGTACCACCCCAACAAGCGCGAACTCGACACGGCGACCGTCGAGCGCGCTACCTACGTCCCGGACCTCCGCGAACGCGTCCAGCAGGACGCCGGGTCGTTCATCGCGGCGCTCGACGAGGGCGCGATTTCGGAGGACTACGTCCACGCCGAACTCGGCGACATCGTCGCCGGGAACGCACCGGGCCGAGAGTCCGACGACGAAATTACGGTCTTCGACAGCGGTGGGACGGGCATCGAGACGGTCGCCGCGGCCCACATGCTCTACGAGCGAGCGAAATCGGAGGGTCTCGGGTCCGAAATCTCGTTCGCGCCCGCGAGCGAAGCGCTCACCGGCAAGTAG